One genomic region from Mastacembelus armatus chromosome 21, fMasArm1.2, whole genome shotgun sequence encodes:
- the rpl8 gene encoding large ribosomal subunit protein uL2 gives MGRVIRGQRKGAGSVFKAHVKHRKGAARLRHVDFAERHGYIKGIVKDIIHDPGRGAPLAKVVFRDPYRFKKRTELFIAAEGIHTGQFIYCGKKAQLNIGNVLPIGTMPEGTIICCLEEKPGDRGKLARASGNYATVISHNPETKKSRVKLPSGSKKVISSANRAVVGVVAGGGRIDKPILKAGRAYHKYKAKRNCWPRVRGVAMNPVEHPFGGGNHQHIGKPSTIRRDAPAGRKVGLIAARRTGRLRGTKTVQEKEN, from the exons ATGGGACGTGTGATCAGGGGACAGAGAAAAGGTGCGGGCTCCGTGTTCAAAGCCCACGTCAAGCACAGGAAAGGTGCTGCTAGACTCCGTCACGTTGACTTCGCTGAACGCCATGGTTACATCAAGGGGATCGTGAAG GATATTATCCACGACCCTGGCCGTGGTGCTCCCCTGGCCAAAGTGGTCTTCCGTGATCCGTACCGCTTCAAGAAGAGGACAGAGCTCTTCATCGCTGCTGAGGGCATCCACACTGGACAGTTCATCTACTGCGGCAAGAAAg CTCAGCTGAACATTGGTAATGTGCTGCCCATTGGCACGATGCCTGAGGGAACCATCATCTGCTGCCTGGAGGAGAAACCCGGCGACAGAGGCAAACTGGCCCGCGCTTCAGGAAACTACGCCACAGTCATCTCCCACAACCCTGAGACCAAGAAGTCCAGAGTCAAGCTGCCCTCAGGCTCCAAGAAAGTTATATCCTCTGCCAACAGAGCGGTTGTCG GTGTGGTCGCTGGAGGTGGTCGTATTGACAAGCCCATCCTGAAGGCTGGTCGTGCCTACCACAAGTACAAGGCCAAGAGGAACTGCTGGCCACGTGTCCGTGGTGTTGCTATGAAC CCTGTTGAACATCCCTTCGGTGGTGGTAACCATCAGCACATTGGCAAACCCTCAACGATCAGGAGGGACGCACCTGCTGGTCGCAAGGTCGGTCTTATTGCTGCCCGTCGCACAGGCAGACTGCGTGGAACAAAGACCGTCCAGGAGAAGGAGAACTAA